The genomic region ACCTGATCAACCAAGTATCAGACCGTTACTCAGCTCTCACTATTCTTCAATGTCCCTTAAGATGTCTCCCTCCATTTTCACTAATGGGAATCTTTATTGTGGCGCATAGGGTAGCAAAGCTGATAGGAGACAAGAGGGCTGTAGTAGCAGAAAGAGGCTTCAACCGGCCGTACTCAAAGGTTGTGATCACAAATTGCGGACTCATAGGATGACTTCCACTACTTTAAAAATCTAATTCATTCTTTCAAGGATACTCCAGGTAGTCCCTCATGTTTCCAAGCTGTCACTATCCCAGGCTGTGTATTTCTGGAGACGATCATAAACAAATTCATGTATCAATGTAATATGATtctcttttatgtttttatagaTAGAGGCCGCAAGGCCACTACTATTCCAATGTGCACGAGCAAACACATTAATGATGAGGAAGGCAATTTTGCTATTcgatataattgaaaaaattgtatgaGGCAAAAATATCATGTACAGATCAGATTTTTCGCTGCTCCCCCTATCAAATAGAGATTTCTCGCTGTCCTCTATGCTAAAGTCTTCTACTGCCTATCTATAGGAAAGGAGATTGTGAAGCTTCAGTAAAACACCAACTAACAGTTTGGGGAGCTGCAGGGTTTTGAAACTCACAATCACATTGACATTACTTGGTCCTTAGCTCAGATCAGACTGTGAGTCCGGCATGCTTCAAGACAGACAGAGTAGCATCTCATACTCTAGTTTCCACCAGCAACTTTGGTTCTCTTATCATTCGGAGAGGTGAAAAGTTTTTTCACAGAGGCAACTGGATCATCCACCTGCACGGTAGTAACAGTACCTACAATTAGCATACCTTTACCAGATGAAGATAACAGAGAACTTAATAGTTGGTTGCACTTCAAATATATTCTACTACTTCATCAACCTTGGTCATTTTTAGGGTCACAGTGTGAGACCATAAAGCTGGAACTATATGTAAGAGGACCTCCAAGAGCATATAACTCTGAAACTACATTCTCATATGAAAAACTACCATATGTGCAATTTGTCTGGAACCCATACTTTTAAGCTAACTATGCcccaaatgcaaaaataagaTACAAGACATGTGGCAACGGTGCTAAAACCTGCTGACAAGTGCACAATTctctatttttagaaataaaatcagCTAGATATTATGCAATTACACTGAATGTGATGATGCTGATTACCTTCAACCAATTTATAACTCTTTCATTTCATGCAAACTTAACACTTGGCAGCCTTCAAGATCTAAAACGGGACATGCTGCTCTTGGCTTCGGAGTAACTTACATATTTTCGATGCATAACAACAATCTAACATCCTCCTTCCCGGTATTTCAGAATCATCAATTAGTGAAATTCAAGTCACAATGCTAGTAGTTTTTGTCACCCGACAAAACTAACAAACGAATAATTAATACACAAATCACTTTATTGGGAAGAACCCTTGCTCATTCTCTTCCTCCCTCTCCCTGCAATAATAACCTTGACCATCAATCCTCTAGTATATGTTCTCATGCAATTGCCACCAGAAAAACAAGCTGTTGAAATAGCTAATACTCATCATCAACTAGGCACCATTAATTCAAACTCTGAAACACAAGTAAAACTACCTGACTCATTCACAATCTTATTGATCATAACCTGTCATTAAGCTCAGAATCTATCATGCCAGTTTGATCCAGCTAcagattttgaatttaaataatgtcaAAGAATAGTGTCTACCAATGACCAATGTAAATTCTTTGCGTACACATAGGAACCATTTGTTTAGTAGGAAACACCAGGGGAATTGgaataaaacaatgaaaattttgagaacctGTTATCTATTCCAATATGTTGTTTGGATTAGATAGCAGATCTACTTGGCCTGCACGTTTCTGAAAGATCAGAATCTCTGGTAGAATATTACTCTCAGATTTCAGGCAGTAACCGGAGTATCTACTATCTAcaaaatttggtattttgatgcctaaatttaaatgtaagaTTCCAACCTTTGAGGAATCAGTCTCCATCCCTCCAAGTTTTTAATCATCCCAAACACAAGACTTAGATCCTAGGCAATAggatttctaaatttgatgcATCCCCAGTCATACAAGCAGGCCCATACAGATAAAAATAGCACAATTATGCACAATAAATTCCATTTGTGGTTTATGTATGCAATTGAGCACATGCACAGGcatttatcttatataaactcattgatgataaaatcatTTGCAATAAGCAATGAGCTACAATCTTGATCCATTCTAGTTGTTCTAAAGTGAACCGGGCAACGAAGAATCTTGAATTTGGCAAACTTGGAATGAATATGATTTAGCAAAGTAGTGAACCTAATGGGatcattttttcaattcaaaatcaGTACTCTTATCACAAAGCAGGTACAATGTAACAGAGATACAGCATATTGCTAGCGATTAGCATTCATTCGAAATGTTTAATTCTTCAACTTAGATTGCTAAAACATTTCACAATAACTGAAAAGAAATAACCATGAGAATGCTCTGAGACCATAAGTATAGCTTTTCTACCTCAAAGCAGCTTCACTATTGTAATTCTGTTCCAGGGCAGTTTACGTTTATAATGGTGAATGGAGCACATGATAGATCTCTCACCCTGTCTATAAAGTAAATGGGAACTTTTTCACTCACTAATGTTGGTTTAAGGTCAGCCCATTATGTACAAAGGACAAATTAGTATTACATTCAACAAAAGTTTTAGAGCTTACTCTAACAGACACGGGCAGATTTATTTGTAGTCTTATTTCAGTGAAGTACTGGTACTTAATGCAGTTTTTCAAGATCCAAGAAAATTGTTCAAAGCATTGGTGTACTACAGATATAGAAAATCCTAATTGGTCTAGTAAACTTTGGAGTCAAAATCTCTAAAGGTTTCTTATCAGCATCTCCGTTCAAGTTCCAGTAGGAAAGTCTTCATTGTGTAACTAAAGATCAATGCAATTAGCCTTGATCGTGTTAGGGGTCGATTTTCCATAAATCTCAAGGTATAAACACTCATAGCCTGTCTTACAGTAGCAGAATGATATTACCTTGGCCAGTGTACCAGGATGGAATTCACCAggcaacaaattatttttatcaaataaatgcaGCATAGTTAGCAACTGCTGATTCTGCAATTGATTTCTCAGGTGAATTTTCAGATGTAACTTTTAGGGGATTCACCCATTATTTCTATCAGAATGACACAATGTACAAAATCATTATCTTCTATTTTCTAGTTTTgataattactatatatattcttttaccTCAATCAAGTCAGATTCAGGTACATTGTTGAGCTCCTTGTTCCCTTCTAAAGCAGATAGTGTCTGCTTCCATCCAGAAACAAATTTGCCCGTCGACATAATCCAGGGGCAAAAGAATCTGTGCTGCTTGATGGGATCAAATTCCTTTGATTTGGTTAAAGAAGGTAGTTTTTTATCCTCTCCTGCAATAATGAGATAAACAACTATCCATCATCATGATGGCAGATCGTATCAATGGCTCGATGCAAATAACaagtaaagaaagaaagaattacAATAAATGTGCCAGTTATCACATGTTAAGATCCCAGTGgcacaaattttttatcatcttAATAAAAGTAGTTTCTTGACAGCTTTATTTGTGTGAGCATTTTATCAAAAGTTGGTTTACATTAAGGGTTTGTTTGGTTGGATGACCTGTGGATGTACAAGAGAACTGGAAGTAAAAATGGATGTATAAGAATTTTGGGATTGATTAGGGAGAATAAATGGAATAATACCAGtacataatctttttaaaagataacCAAATCACCAACGTGCTGATGTtcgaatttaatttctttatttgcgAGCATTggtagtaatttttgttttatttaaattgaatagttaaaaataaatggacCATACTCAttgtaatgaatattttttattaataaaaatttcttattcttatttgacgaatatttttattaagaagatttttaaatgttttatatactaaaattgttttagtataatattaacttgtttattttctaatacaatATAAAGACAAAGgattaataagtaaattacaaaaattagtcTTTTCTTCTTAACACAATTTCAATAATGAGAAATATTTGAGACTTATTCCCCTTCCAATTATACCAAACAACTTGAACGAAGACTATTATTATTTCCCTctccctccccctccccctttCACTTCCCCTCCCCTTTTACTTTTACTTTCCTTTTTCTGTCACTTGAACCAAAGGAATCCTAAAACAGTGTGGGTAGAGCTTAGAATGCAAGATGAATGGAAATTCAGTTACATGCTAAACTGGAAAGATAAGCTTGTCAACTACTAAGTTAAGGTTTATTTTGATCACCAAGCTCCAAAGATAATTGATAACATCCATAAAGATAATGGGTGAAAACACAACTATGCAAGCACCACAAGATCCAGAATAAGGAATGATgaatttacaacaaaaaatagagattTGAATCCACTTACTTAGGCTAAAGGGCAAAGGTGTATGCTTCACAAATGGCCCTATTCCAGGACTGTCTGGATGGTTACTTGGATACCTGCTGCCCTGTTCACAATTTCTAGGCTCATCCATCTCTTTTCTGTTAGACTCATTCCCTCCATCCTTCCTACTTAGAACATTATTCTCAGCATCAAACCTATGTTGATCTGCAACTGCTGAATTAATTGTTCTCAGATTTTCAATCAAGTTAACATTCGAGATAGAACCTTCTGGAACAGTTTGAGGGACTTCCACTGGGTTTTTGGCAATGAAGTCTATCCCACGTGTTGCAACAGTTCCTTCTGCAGTGGCATTTTCACTTTCTAGTGACATTTGTTGATCCTCCTCCACTTGTGGCAGCTTCTGGACAGCCAACTGATCATTTGTTTCAGTTTCCATTGAAAATCGTGCTCTCAAATTATGGCCAATGATGGGTAAGGATATGGTTGCACCGTAATTCAGCATTGCCGGTGGAGGACCACCTGCAATGGTGAAACCTAATGATGTTGAAGCAGTGGTAACAGTATTTGTGATACCTTCCCGATTTCCAGTATGTATCTGATTGCCTGAAGAACCTTCTTGTGAACAGACCTCATAATCTGTAGAGATATTTCTACCATTTACTTCCGTAAGTCCAACAAATCTTAAATACTCCAGAGGGCGTGGGATAGTAGAGAAAGCCCATAATCCAACACTAGCCCCACACAGATTGCAGTCTAGAACAACAGAACTAGGATCAAACTGCAGTTCAGCAGAAGCCTTCATGTCCTCACCAGTAGACAAATGATAGATGCTAACTTTGCGCTTTTGTCCGGTTGTAACCATTACATTGGCATCTTTAACAGACTGATTTTCTCCGTCCTCGAGGTCAACTTTATAAGGTAACACATGAGGTTCCCAGCCAAATAAACTTATGAGCTTCTGCGCCTGCACACTTCCAAAAGTCATTATTTACTCTTTACTTTTACTGTTGTGATTGTAGCATTTCTTATAGAAAACAACTTAGTGagaaaaacaattgaaaatgatgataaacAAAGAACTATAGCTATGGACCTAGCTCAGTATCAGCATATGGATGTTGTAGTGAAACTACCATGCACAACTAACTCATGGGATTGGAAAAGAATCATTTACATAATATGAGGGGGGGCATGAGGATGCATGATTTCATGGGAAAATTACCAAGAACTGCTCCTTTTATTTTACCATATCTCTCAAGCAGACAACAATCTGTAACAACATTCTGCAAAAGCTATTGGAAGCTTCAAACCCCAAAGGCACACACCTTTCGATAAAGTTTCACATCCTAGCTCACTAAGTAATCTAAGCTATATGATAAATGAAGCCTCAATAACTTAGAGCTGTGTTTGACATGTCAAGAATTCCTATTGcacaaaatcaatataatgATAAGCAGCAACGTATTACATAAAAATGGCAAAGACATGCATGAAGAATCAAGGATATGAATTCACATGTTTCCTTTCGAGTGACTAATATCTTTtgcactaataaaaaatttgcacCCAGACCTGATAATAAGAGATGGAAGAAACTGACTTGGGTACATCTCCTGATAGCTCTGTCCTAGACTTTTCAAGAGGTGACTTGTATCCTGAACTTGAAGATTCTCTAAGAAATTGCTCCAGCTGAGAGCTCATAATGTTATCAATGGCCACAGGTAAAATAACTGGAAGAGCTATTAGCTGTGACAGAGAGAAAAGGCGTTTCTTGTAATCTTCAATCAAATCAGCCCGTGATACAATTGGAAACTTAGCAATATCTTCCGTGCATGCATTATTAATCCAAGGGCATAGTGATTTATGCCCACTATCCAGCTTCAAGCTGAATACCATAGCTGCTTTCTCAACTGATTGTGCATATACCATAAAGAATCTGGAGTCAGGAGTTGTGctaaaaacatattttcatatcttCCCTCAATAAACTTGTTAACCATAGAATAACCTAGAGAAGAACAATATTGTGCGGAAAAGCTACTTGGGGTAAAGTATGACTTGCCTTGTTGCTGCGTCCAAGCTGATGGAGTAGAAAAGAGGAGGCGTGTATCACATGACACACAAGCAATTGTGTCCATGTCTACATTAAGCCAACCCCTCCTAGCACATTCCAAAGGACTCACCACCTAAAAGTATGGATTATGTCATTTCCCACTTGAATTATcttatatcatattatatatacatacattcgAAAAAgctatgaaaaagaaagaccAACACACCAcaatgaaaatacaatttgttGATTGGGCAGGCAGTATTTAACAGTTACACCTCTAAAATGCATGGGCTTACAAATAAATGCgatcagaaaagaaaatcgaTATCATTTCCATGTGAGGCAAAATTTTGAGAGTGAATGTTGGACTTATGCTTGATGGTTTTGTAAGAATGTATTGTCAATTTCTACTTCATAACAAATGTGGAGATAGAAGTTTAGCATATCTTTGACATCCTCCAACCAAGGACCACACAATTTGATCAGGAGCTGGGCCAAAAGAAATTTCTATCCTTAATATAGACTTTTTGAATGTGCACTTTTAGTAGATCTTCATAGTGAACATATTCATTGATTTCAGCACTTAGCAACATCCCGTTCTATCTTCATTCTTTAAATATCAGTTCCAAGAAATGCCTTCTCGGtggaattaaaatttcaaatctaaAGATGAAAGCACATGGAGTTCACATACCAATGTTAGCTCCAGACTTCGAGACATTAAGGAGGAAAAGTGTCAAAACTTGAAATAGTTAATTTCACTATCCTCTCTGAAAAAACAAGGCAGTTGAGAAGATTAATCTTTTAGCCACCAcatgaaacaaacttgtacAGTACAAAATACAATACCCAGGTCCCAAATCAACTTGCAATGGCAACTTTTACATAAGGAAAGCTTTTTCTATGATTTTCAGTGATATAACTGATTCTTCAATCTTGAAGCACTAGAAACTAATTACTCAGATATGATTTTCACTTATATTATGCTTTACTAATGCATTGGTAGTTGGTAAGCGTAGAGGGGGGGAATACCCAGTTGTTCCTTTCCATATCTTTCTTCAACAGGTTAGAATCTTGCCCCTTTCCTTTATGTATTCTATTTCCCAACCCATCAAACAAAGGCATCCCTGGTTCCCGAAATGACAATGTTAGCTTCTTATGCTCTCACTTGTATTCACCCCCACTTTGCACAGAAGCAATTGACGAGATCTTGGGGCATCTTACATTGAAcactacaaaaattttaacttcattTCCAAGTGTATGAAGAATGTTAGGGTTTAAAGTCCTCACACCTCTTCACAGTTTGTTAAATTGTATAACATGTTTTACTAAGGGGCCATTATACACCAATCATGCTTTTCTTGTTCGTAAAAATAAGCAACATATCTCTCTGCCAGATTTCTTGCACAGTGCTCCCTTCTTATGATGGTCCATTGAGCAGAAGACTTTTCAAACAATGCATGCAATAACAtaaccaagaaaaaaataatcaccAACCACCTTCCATTAGGTACAATTCTAGTAgctaacaaatttaatgttCATCCGGATGCAGCCAAAAACATATAGTACAGACACATATATTCAGGTACACGAATtgacatatatacatatatgtgtcattatttatgtatttatacaaaaatctaacaaatttacaGCTTTTGGAAAAGTTCAAAATAGCTGTTTTGCCAACTGTAAAGCCGGTACCTTTTCAAGTAAACTAAGACAGGAATAAGGTATTCTTTTACTGTTTACTATTGTAAAGAAGAGTTCCAAGAAAACTAAATGGATCACCACGattaagaatataaaaaatggaaacaaCTAGTTGGATTAAGGTAACATTTTACAACCACCGTGGAAAAGgggaaataaaatttgaaaagtgttACAGAATTGAAAGCCTTCTAGCAACCCATTCATTATATTAGGTGGGAACATTTATTAAGTACAACATAAACAAAGTTTGAACAAGTCCTCAGACACATCAAAATTACAGTACAGAACTTGGTATAATAAAGGTCTCAAACCTGTGGCTTAGCAAACCAGGTCATGGACTTGAAAGTGGACAACCTCCGAAACAAATCATCACGGTCCCAAGGCCTGCAGGCTGGCGCTAGAGTTGATGTTACGGAAACCGACAATAAGGTCCCTGAGTCTACATTGCCTGCTAATTTCGTCCGCGCTGAAGATGAATGCGGGCGCTTTCGACCACTTAATGTGTGAACACCATGCATACTGCAAAAATCAGTTGAGAgagccaaaaaaaattagaactgCCAATAAAGATAACAATACTTCCACTGCAATTAGAAATAGCAACGAAAGTAGCGAGCGGGGCAAGACAATTCCAAATATCCTACTACCTGGACAAAAATTTCATGAGAAAAGTGattatttaagaatttgaCCGCTGAATCGTGCCTATATACAATGTGAAATCGATTTGACTGGAAATCAAATGAAGAGAAAGGAACGAATTCCAACccacataaattaaattacactaAAATGAAACTCGCTATAATGCTTCCGATTTGTCAGGAAAAGGggaaaatcaaagaaatacCTGCTGTTGTTAGCGTTCGTCTTGGATTTAGGCGGAGTATGAAGGAGCTTCCTCATTATTGCTTCAAACCGCTTTTCAGATTCTTCTGCCATCCCTCTTCCTCGCTGTCCCGCCCCACAATCGGTGAGTGCTGCTGCTGCAGCCGACGGAGGGAAAGCAGTTCCTCTAACTAGTGGGTGAACTATTAACTAAAAGGCCCAAATACTATAAAACTTTGTTATGATTTCAAAAATCAGCAAAAAGTTCCTcactattttcttaaatataatttacttatcaTCGCTCTTAACTTAACCAACgatattaatctttttatcAAATCACCGTCGTAActttatctattatatattattttttattcgacTAGatcgttatattttttataggatAAAATTATACCAATTCATTCTaagatttggcataattacgaatactctctcgttgtttgaaaaattatctatgTCCCTTGATGTTTACCCTTTTTAATTACCAAACCTCATGAGAGATAATTGTATTTATCCTTTCTTTATTATACTAGCCGTCATGGCACGCCATCCTTgcattcatataataaataatattttatattttaaaatatattatgaataaaatatatatatatataaaccaactgttcatatttctaaaaaaggaagaaaaaaaagaaagaaagcaagaaagaaaaaagaaaaagaaaatcaacttatGAGTATTATTgacataacaataaaattagtgTTCTGGTATCATAACCCCATTTgcgagagaaaaatatattttctttttatatagtatgGATATAGATAAGAGCCGatcttatcaattaatttcaaccgtcaaatcttaaatttatatataaaaaaaaaaaaaacttcaagGACTTAgatttaattgataatgaatatacattacaaaaatgaaattattgtttaaaaatattaaattaaattaaacccCACCCTTACCCAAGtcccatatttttattttttttgttcttaattttaattttaaatattaaattaattaaatttaaagtaattcattttttaaaaaaatataatatttaatctagtTAATAAtgtatgatttttataattaattaatattcagttgtacatatattaaactttgaaaaataaatttagtgtattaatctttatatgtgatttaatttaatttaaattataaaattaaaaatatatatatatttttagttttaaataaatatatttaaaaataaaattatttatatttttatgaaaatgcaaaataaaagactCAATTTTAGCATTGTCATGCCCCACGTTCGAGGCATGCTAGCCAGCAACAAACCCGAGCGTTTGCAAGAAGTTGCTAAGCCAATATGCAAAACGTACTAGAGTCCACatattttttgggataattacgcttcccttttttaaagtttaatgtaattataaataaactctttacagtttaaaaaattatatttagtactccTGAGTTTTGCTTCAGTCTAACCTtccgttaatcaaaattcaccgaattgctgatattaacaaaaaatttaaaaaaaaaaaatctatgtttacctccgattgacttattattgatttattgcaggtcaaataaatattttctataaccAAATTACATACATCTacacgcgttaatgcatatgaggagttatattttcaccgttataagggtagtttagtttaTAATTACACCGTCATCTCCTAaggttttgtgtaattatgcGTAGCCTCC from Sesamum indicum cultivar Zhongzhi No. 13 linkage group LG3, S_indicum_v1.0, whole genome shotgun sequence harbors:
- the LOC105158011 gene encoding uncharacterized protein LOC105158011 translates to MAEESEKRFEAIMRKLLHTPPKSKTNANNSSMHGVHTLSGRKRPHSSSARTKLAGNVDSGTLLSVSVTSTLAPACRPWDRDDLFRRLSTFKSMTWFAKPQVVSPLECARRGWLNVDMDTIACVSCDTRLLFSTPSAWTQQQVEKAAMVFSLKLDSGHKSLCPWINNACTEDIAKFPIVSRADLIEDYKKRLFSLSQLIALPVILPVAIDNIMSSQLEQFLRESSSSGYKSPLEKSRTELSGDVPKSVSSISYYQAQKLISLFGWEPHVLPYKVDLEDGENQSVKDANVMVTTGQKRKVSIYHLSTGEDMKASAELQFDPSSVVLDCNLCGASVGLWAFSTIPRPLEYLRFVGLTEVNGRNISTDYEVCSQEGSSGNQIHTGNREGITNTVTTASTSLGFTIAGGPPPAMLNYGATISLPIIGHNLRARFSMETETNDQLAVQKLPQVEEDQQMSLESENATAEGTVATRGIDFIAKNPVEVPQTVPEGSISNVNLIENLRTINSAVADQHRFDAENNVLSRKDGGNESNRKEMDEPRNCEQGSRYPSNHPDSPGIGPFVKHTPLPFSLREDKKLPSLTKSKEFDPIKQHRFFCPWIMSTGKFVSGWKQTLSALEGNKELNNVPESDLIEVDDPVASVKKLFTSPNDKRTKVAGGN